The nucleotide sequence TTAATTGTATATTATATggcatatttttattttattttatatatactCGCCGTATCCCCGAATGGCTGTTTTTAAAAAATGCCGTATCCCGTATCCCCGTATGCGTATCCCCGTCTTTCCGTCCCCGTGTCCGTGCTTTTTAGGAGTACATTGCTCGGCAACCAGAAATGGTTGGTCCCAGCCATTTGAAGAGATATGAAATTCCATTGTACAACAACCAGAGCATTTTTCAGGTACCTTCGATCACGACTTATCTCCATATTAATGATCCCACATCATCTAAACAGTAACTGTTCGACCACAGGGCGTTCATAATCGACTCCTAGAATAAAGATGAGCTACTATCAAACAGACAATCCATCTATCTAACAAGTGATGAAGGATGCGTGCACATTGCAACCGATTTACCCTCCTGACTTAGCATGTCGCGACGGCGATTATGAGTGCGTGAGATCACTAGAAGAACGAAGCCAGTAGCCGGAACCCAGAGAAAACAGACGCAGCTTGCAACAACCACGTGATGAACGCCAGGGTGGTCGAAAGCGCGAACTGCCGGCAGGCCAGCCGCGGGTATGCCCCGCAGAGCTTCATATCCCACATGATCAAAATTGTCAGGCCTGCAGAGGCACTTGCTCCTGTGAAAATGAGAATCGCCATGGCCTGCAACACATTCAGAATTGATATGATCACTCAGATATGCCTTTGCTAGCTCAAGATTCCAAGAACTACTCGACTAAAAAAATGATTTCACAGGGTATTTGGACTCTGCTTGTGAGATGTAACAACTTTGGATGAGAGAAATGACAGCCTTTCTAACAGGGAAAAAGAACCTTTGGTAAACTGTACCGCTGGTTAACCAAAAAGTCACGCAAAACATATTGGTTGTTAAAATTTCTTACTAAAATGGACAATTCGTTGGCTAATTTTGATGGAGAGCCTGTGCCAACAAATCTCTTAAAGCTACCTTATTCTCCTAGAGGGAGGCAGAACAAGAACTTGGCCAATAGAGAAGCATCAGTTGCGCTTATCCTGAATTTCATTTTTCGTAAGAACTAAAGAAAGGGACTGCCCAGTGCACGCAGCTCCGCTTGTGCAGGGTCGCGCAAGGCAACAGTTTTACCGCTGCGCAAACGCTCCCCATCTTTTCTCGTAAGAACTAATATTAAAAAAATCTGGTTCAATTGCTTCAGTGCATGCCTTCAGTTAATTCAGACATAGCTCATGGAGAATAGAAGAGACAAAGTGAGCGACTTACCATGTCAATGCAAACAATGAACAATAGATTATGCCGGGTGTGAAGATACTTTTTATTCCTTAGAGCAAAGATATCCTCACAAGCAAGGAACAGACTCCACATCAGCTGGAGGATCAACACCAGATTCATGTAGCTGAAATAAATGGAGACCATAATACGCTCGTTAGATGATGTTAACAAAACACACTTGAGTTCCTGTCCAAGCAATTCTGAAGAGTAGACAAGAAATTGAAGACTTTAGGCGGTTCATAGTCTCAATGACATGAACTTGAAGTGAAAATATAAATCATTGGCGCACCCCAGCATTTGGTGTGATGACACATAAAACCTAAATTTTAACAATTCTAATAAAATATTATCATTGGAGAAAAAACTGTAGGTTGGATGAAAAACATATGCATGCATTGCACATACACCCACAAAAGCACATACACAAAGAAACATTTTCCAATATTCCGGTTCCATTTTTGAACATGGTATGCTGTTGTTCGCCCCGTCCTGTGGGGAATTGAGCTTTAAACTAATCCCGGCCCCTCAACATCCCAGTTCAGAGTTCTCCCTGACTACATGGCACCAAGTGAAGGTTTACTTGGAAAAATTCTAGCGAGAGATCAAATATCAATTACCCGTCAATTCCAGAAACCATTTTACCAGATCATAAACCCTTCGCAGGGTGGCCTCAACAAAAACATACATGTTTCCTAACTTGGTCAACTTGAATACTAGACGGTAGCAAGAGATTTGGACACAGCTGACAATCAGGATTCCAAATGCCATTGGAAAATTAAATTGGTACAGCTCgcattttagaagaaaaaaaaaacactaGTCACAGAAATATTAATAGAGGATGACAGAACACTCAAAGTTCTTGTTATGAAAAAGAACACTCAAGTTAAAGTAAACTCCCCATATTATCGACATAAATATGTACGATGTCAAGTTTGTAGTCCTGCTGCAAACAAGCATGAACTCTGTAATGGAACAAAATCTACTACATAAATCCGTCTTAGAACTCGAATAAGGAAGTCACCCAATGAAGTCTCATTTCCTTTTTTTCCGGTGACTAGTAGTTGGGTGGTTGGCTCGTCGAACAACAGTTACACTAATTTTGAGAGCATTGAAGGTAGTCATGGAGATATGTTTCAACGAAGTTTATCAAATGATGAGGCCTCCTGATTCAGCACTACTGGCGTTAAACCCGGCTCATCTAGTTCTCCTAAATAAGGGTTAAGGGTTGATATATGATGTTTTCTCAGGCAGGTGTAGGATCCTAAGATTTAAGCCAGGAAACTGTTTGGGCGAGCTCAGCTTGCAAGCATGTGAAAAAATGTGAATCCTTGTAAGAAATGAACCAGTCCCCTGCTTGTCTCTACCTTATTCTCAAAAAAATTCTCTTGAAAGAAAGAGTATAAAAGTCACCCAACCTTGTCCTCCAAACCCAGATCAAACCCAATAGACCAAGACGGACACTCACATAGCTTGCTACTTGAGTGATGCTGATGGATTTGCCAGAAAAAACACAAAGAGGGAGGACATTATAGGGAAACAAGAATTAGCATTTCGATAGAGTAGTACAAGTAGGCGCCGTGGTTGGAGAAGCCGATGCCGATGCCGGAGACCATGGCGAAGACGGACGCGGCGGCGAAGACGCTCTGCGACAAGCGCAGCGCCATGCCGCTCCATGTCCTCGGGCCGCGGAGAGGTGAGGCGGAGAAGCCGGTGGACTCCTTCCTGGCGTGGATCTGTGGCGCTTGCTGTGTGCGCTTAGCTCGTGTGGGACGGGGAAGGTGATGGGTATGAGCAGCAGGACGAGGAGCCGGAGAGGTGGCGCTTGGCTTGCGTGAGACGAGATGGGAAAGGTGATGGGGAGAGGAGATGGGAAAACTGATATGAGATGGTTGGTGCTGGCCGTGGGGTACCTCTGCCTGCCTGCATGCCTGCTTGTTTTTGGGATGCAGAGTGAAATGCAAGGAGTGATTACTCACCGTCCACCATGTGCAGTGGGTAGCTCTGCTATGCTAGCATCTAGAAATTTCGCGGTACGATTCTTTCCATGGCCACATCGTCCGAGTATACCAGCATTTTTGTGCAGGCGGTTTTTCATTTCAGTTTAGCTACATAACCTGACTTTTTCGtttgggtttttatcatttatgccatcgattgtatcccactactcagttttgccactaggaGTTTCAACAACTCAAAAATGCCATTGCTTTGTTAGACACGTGTTCAAAAATGCCACTGGGCACcattattgtgatctcaaatctcttttgccatgttataatgacataaatacctatgaacCAGCATGCCAGCTCTCCTTCTATCttactacaataaagtgtggggcccacttgatcccaacgACGTTCTTATTTTtctataaaattattcgcttggttacccctgacaagtggggccacacttatcattgtgagatagagagaactgacatgtgggtctagacttatttttgtcatataacatggtcaatgagtttgatgtgaaaataacgatgtctaatggcatttttgagaaaacatctaacggaacgatggcatttttgagcaaacatctcacggatcgatggcatttttgagtagttgtaacttctaatggtaaaactgagtagtgggacacaacgaGTAATGCTACACATACAAACGAGTTACAAGGTTTTACAAAGAAGGTTAATTTGATTGGTCAATAGGTGGCGAGGCGGTCCACCCCCTGAAAATAGGGGGAGGGGGGTCAAGTTTATGATTGGTTAGTAGATGGAAAAAATCCTAGTCAGCGTGTAACTCTTTGTATGTTTAGCATTATTGCTAGCTGTATGCATGGCTACATGCGGTGCCATGCCTTCATGCCTCTGTATAGGCCCCACctttttttatcttttctttttctgcaTGTTAGTT is from Triticum aestivum cultivar Chinese Spring chromosome 3A, IWGSC CS RefSeq v2.1, whole genome shotgun sequence and encodes:
- the LOC123057202 gene encoding CASP-like protein 5B3, with the translated sequence MLACRQAEVPHGQHQPSHISFPISSPHHLSHLVSRKPSATSPAPRPAAHTHHLPRPTRAKRTQQAPQIHARKESTGFSASPLRGPRTWSGMALRLSQSVFAAASVFAMVSGIGIGFSNHGAYFYMNLVLILQLMWSLFLACEDIFALRNKKYLHTRHNLLFIVCIDMAMAILIFTGASASAGLTILIMWDMKLCGAYPRLACRQFALSTTLAFITWLLQAASVFSGFRLLASFF